In Scyliorhinus torazame isolate Kashiwa2021f chromosome 18, sScyTor2.1, whole genome shotgun sequence, the following are encoded in one genomic region:
- the LOC140395254 gene encoding relaxin-3 receptor 1-like has product MQEDLSMPDLNCCSHHDDFSFSLNQTNQSLEDFLKSLTFADTEGHSDGFKVTRILISIVYLIVCALGLLGNLLVLYLLQSRYAKKKSTMTILVMGLAVTDLQFVLTLPFWAVDTAMDFSWPFGKVMCKVVSSVTVMNMYASVFFLTAMSVTRYFSVTQALKMKEHSAGYSDKLICLSIWIVAGIATLPHAIYSTTLVLTDEELCIVKFPDIHSDPQFWLGLYKLLKVLAGFILPLIIISVCYILLLRFVNRKEMSSSNPKRTSKVTKSVTIVVLSFFICWLPNQAITVWSAFIKLNMVNFTGAFYTTQAYIFPITVCLAHSNSCLNPILYCLMRREFRVALQELFLKVTPVRQIRPLLSSLAPSKKTQVPVVISMSK; this is encoded by the coding sequence CCTTCTCATTGAATCAAACCAATCAGTCACTGGAGGATTTCCTGAAATCCTTGACTTTTGCTGACACTGAAGGCCATAGCGACGGATTTAAAGTTACCAGGATCTTGATCTCCATTGTCTACTTGATAGTTTGTGCTTTGGGGCTGTTAGGAAATCTCTTGGTCCTTTACCTCCTCCAGTCCAGATACGCTAAAAAAAAGTCCACCATGACTATCCTGGTGATGGGTTTGGCAGTGACGGACCTCCAGTTTGTGCTGACTTTGCCTTTTTGGGCAGTGGACACTGCCATGGATTTCAGTTGGCCCTTTGGCAAAGTCATGTGTAAAGTGGTCTCCTCGGTGACGGTGATGAACATGTATGCCAGCGTTTTCTTCCTGACTGCCATGAGCGTCACCAGATATTTCTCCGTGACCCAAGCACTAAAGATGAAGGAACATTCAGCAGGATATTCGGACAAGTTAATCTGTCTCTCCATCTGGATTGTGGCTGGCATTGCCACCCTCCCCCATGCCATCTATTCCACTACACTTGTGTTGACTGATGAAGAGCTGTGCATTGTCAAGTTTCCTGACATTCACAGTGATCCCCAGTTTTGGTTAGGGCTCTACAAGCTCTTAAAGGTCTTGGCTGGCTTCATCCTACCTCTGATCATCATCTCTGTGTGCTACATCCTGTTGCTCCGCTTTGTAAACAGGAAGGAAATGAGCAGCAGCaacccgaagagaacatccaaggTCACCAAGTCGGTTACCATTGTCGTGCTGTCCTTCTTCATCTGCTGGCTGCCGAACCAAGCTATCACTGTCTGGAGTGCCTTCATCAAGTTGAACATGGTCAATTTTACGGGCGCCTTCTACACTACCCAAGCCTACATCTTCCCCATCACGGTCTGCCTCGCTCACAGTAACAGCTGCCTCAACCCCATCTTATACTGCCTGATGAGAAGGGAGTTTCGTGTAGCACTTCAAGAGTTGTTCCTGAAAGTGACTCCTGTCAGGCAGATCCGTCCCTTGCTGTCGAGCCTGGCACCCAGCAAGAAAACACAGGTGCCAGTGGTCATCTCCATGTCGAAATAA